One stretch of Flavobacteriales bacterium DNA includes these proteins:
- the gldD gene encoding gliding motility lipoprotein GldD → MNKIAYFMVLIVVGFLSSCREPEVFPKPKSYLRIELPEHQYQLFEDSCNYTFEYSTLAKVIDKPNSPESNCFKNIVYPQFKASLYCTYAALDSNLFQYSEYSRKLAYEHTIKSNGIEEINLMNKERKVYGTSFEIKGDVACNYLFYLTDSTAHYFAGSLYFETVPNYDSLQPVLNYVVKDIEHMINTFEWK, encoded by the coding sequence ATGAATAAGATCGCTTATTTTATGGTGTTGATAGTGGTTGGTTTTTTGTCTAGCTGTAGAGAACCAGAGGTATTTCCTAAACCCAAAAGTTATTTGCGTATTGAGCTTCCAGAACATCAGTATCAGTTGTTTGAAGATAGCTGCAATTATACTTTTGAGTATTCTACTTTAGCAAAGGTTATTGATAAGCCCAATTCTCCAGAGTCTAATTGTTTTAAAAATATTGTTTATCCTCAATTTAAAGCATCGTTATATTGTACGTATGCAGCTTTGGATTCTAATTTATTTCAATACTCAGAGTATTCAAGAAAGTTAGCTTATGAGCATACTATAAAGTCTAATGGGATTGAGGAAATAAATTTAATGAATAAAGAAAGAAAAGTTTACGGAACCAGTTTTGAAATAAAAGGAGATGTGGCGTGTAACTATTTGTTTTATTTAACAGATAGTACAGCTCATTATTTTGCGGGGTCTCTATATTTTGAAACTGTACCTAACTATGATTCACTGCAACCTGTGCTAAATTATGTAGTGAAAGATATAGAACATATGATTAACACTTTTGAATGGAAATAA
- a CDS encoding Rne/Rng family ribonuclease: protein MSFELIINSKPNEVDIALLKDKKLIELHKEKHNKDFSVGDIYLGKIRKVVPSLNAAFVDVGYEKDAFLHYLDLGPQFLSMKKYFDGSINGAQKTSNLSYNKISKDIEKDGKIADILSANQLITVQIAKEPISSKGPRLSAEVTLAGRYIVLVPFSDKISISQKIKDPAEKERLKRLISSIKPKNFGVIIRTVAQNRKVADLDQDMSDLMSKWESMHKSLRNAVPVKRILGEMNRTSTVLRDILTEEFTSIKVNDGALFEEIKSYVQTIAPKKVGIVKHYTGKVNIYEQLGITKQIKASFGKKVMLSSGAYLIIEHTEAMHVIDVNSGNRKASVQNQEQNAFETNIEVAHEIARILRLRDMGGIVAIDFIDMHKKENNHKLYETLREAMRSDRAKHNIIPPTRFGVIELTRQRVRPVTDIKTAETCPTCKGTGEVESSILIIDEIENSLRYHLEEYKGSDLTLQVHPFIEAYLKRGLKSIQRTWFLNQKKWVPVKGVADFTLLQYQFVNSKNEVIEL, encoded by the coding sequence GTGAGTTTCGAATTAATCATTAATTCTAAACCTAACGAAGTCGACATTGCTTTATTGAAGGATAAAAAACTAATTGAACTTCATAAAGAAAAACACAATAAAGACTTTAGTGTAGGTGATATTTATCTTGGTAAAATCCGAAAGGTTGTACCGAGTTTAAATGCTGCGTTTGTTGATGTAGGGTATGAAAAAGATGCTTTTCTTCACTATTTAGATTTAGGTCCACAGTTTCTTTCAATGAAGAAATACTTTGACGGATCAATCAATGGTGCTCAAAAAACATCCAACTTATCCTACAATAAGATTTCAAAAGACATAGAAAAGGATGGTAAAATTGCAGACATCTTATCCGCTAACCAATTAATAACTGTACAAATAGCTAAAGAGCCCATTTCATCAAAAGGGCCTCGACTTAGTGCAGAAGTTACATTAGCAGGTAGGTACATTGTTTTAGTTCCATTTTCTGATAAGATATCAATTTCTCAAAAAATAAAAGATCCTGCTGAGAAAGAGCGTTTAAAACGTTTAATTTCTAGTATAAAACCTAAAAACTTTGGGGTAATTATACGAACTGTTGCTCAAAACAGAAAAGTAGCAGACCTAGATCAAGACATGAGTGACTTAATGTCTAAATGGGAATCTATGCATAAATCTTTGAGAAATGCTGTTCCTGTAAAAAGGATATTAGGTGAAATGAACAGAACATCAACTGTTCTGAGAGATATTTTAACTGAAGAATTTACCAGTATCAAAGTCAATGATGGAGCGCTTTTTGAAGAGATTAAGTCTTATGTTCAGACTATTGCCCCTAAAAAAGTAGGGATAGTAAAACATTATACAGGAAAGGTAAACATCTATGAACAACTAGGGATTACCAAACAAATTAAAGCTTCTTTTGGGAAAAAAGTGATGTTATCTTCTGGTGCCTATTTAATTATAGAGCATACTGAGGCGATGCATGTTATAGACGTCAACTCTGGTAATAGAAAAGCTTCTGTTCAGAATCAAGAGCAAAACGCTTTTGAAACCAATATAGAAGTTGCTCATGAGATTGCAAGAATATTGCGTTTAAGAGATATGGGAGGAATTGTAGCTATCGACTTCATCGATATGCACAAAAAAGAAAACAACCATAAGCTTTATGAGACGCTTAGAGAAGCAATGCGTTCTGACCGTGCTAAACACAACATTATTCCTCCTACTCGTTTTGGTGTAATAGAGTTAACTAGACAACGAGTAAGACCTGTAACTGACATTAAAACAGCAGAAACTTGCCCTACATGTAAAGGAACAGGAGAAGTTGAATCCTCTATTTTAATTATTGATGAAATCGAGAATAGCTTACGCTACCATCTTGAGGAATATAAAGGAAGTGATTTAACATTACAAGTACATCCTTTTATAGAGGCTTACCTTAAACGAGGCTTAAAAAGTATTCAACGTACTTGGTTTCTAAATCAGAAAAAATGGGTTCCTGTTAAAGGAGTTGCTGACTTCACTTTATTACAATATCAATTTGTAAATTCAAAAAATGAAGTCATAGAACTTTAA
- the gldE gene encoding gliding motility-associated protein GldE: MEVAQRFTFDVILSIFNPITGEVLVVLILMLVFIVMSALISGSEVAYFSISSKDKTDLESEKDKGGVRVLSLLERPKKLLATILIANNFINVAIVMFSTYVMNEVLNEEALSKELKFGIQVILVTFIILLLGEVMPKVYATRYKLKLAKIMSSPLVVIQGMVGGLSNLLVASTSIIDKRIKKKRENISVDDLGYALDLTGGISNNKEEKKILEGIVKFGQTDVKQIMTPRMDVKAIEYDSNYKEVLASVLEAKYSRIPVYEDTFDTIKGVLYIKDLLPYLEEKEFFDWKRLVREAKFVPENKKLDDLLRDFQEQKRHIAIVVDEYGGSSGIVTLEDILEEIVGDITDEFDDDDVVFSKLDEHVYVFEGKTALMDVYRVLSIDGEEFENAKGEADTIAGFCIEQAGKILLKNERIQFRNYTFVIEAADKRRIKQVKIIIDQTKEDE, translated from the coding sequence ATGGAAGTAGCCCAGAGGTTCACTTTTGATGTTATCTTGTCGATTTTTAATCCAATAACAGGAGAGGTTTTGGTTGTGCTAATTTTAATGTTGGTGTTTATTGTAATGTCGGCATTAATATCAGGATCAGAAGTTGCTTATTTTTCTATTTCATCAAAAGATAAAACAGATTTAGAATCAGAAAAAGATAAGGGAGGAGTAAGGGTGCTATCCCTTTTGGAACGGCCTAAAAAATTATTGGCGACGATTTTAATAGCCAACAATTTTATTAATGTAGCCATTGTGATGTTTTCTACTTATGTCATGAATGAAGTGCTCAATGAAGAGGCGTTGTCTAAAGAACTCAAGTTTGGAATTCAGGTTATTTTAGTAACATTTATCATTCTTTTATTGGGAGAGGTAATGCCAAAAGTTTATGCAACTCGTTATAAGCTTAAACTTGCTAAAATAATGTCATCACCTTTGGTTGTTATTCAAGGTATGGTTGGAGGGCTAAGTAATTTGTTGGTTGCGAGTACATCAATCATTGATAAAAGAATTAAGAAGAAACGAGAAAATATTTCAGTTGATGATCTGGGATATGCTTTAGATTTAACGGGAGGAATTTCAAATAATAAAGAAGAAAAAAAGATTTTAGAAGGGATTGTTAAGTTTGGGCAAACTGATGTTAAGCAGATTATGACGCCAAGAATGGATGTCAAGGCAATTGAGTATGATAGTAATTATAAGGAGGTTCTCGCTTCTGTGTTAGAGGCTAAATATTCTAGAATACCAGTCTACGAGGATACTTTTGATACGATAAAGGGCGTCTTGTATATTAAAGATTTATTGCCTTATCTAGAGGAAAAAGAATTTTTTGATTGGAAAAGGCTTGTCCGTGAGGCGAAATTTGTTCCTGAAAATAAAAAGTTGGATGATTTGCTGAGAGATTTCCAAGAGCAAAAAAGGCATATTGCTATTGTTGTAGACGAATATGGTGGCTCTTCGGGAATTGTAACATTGGAAGATATTCTAGAAGAAATTGTAGGGGATATTACTGATGAATTTGATGATGATGATGTCGTGTTTTCTAAATTAGATGAGCATGTATATGTTTTTGAGGGGAAAACAGCTTTAATGGATGTGTATAGAGTGCTATCAATTGATGGGGAAGAGTTTGAAAACGCTAAGGGAGAAGCAGATACAATCGCTGGATTTTGTATTGAACAGGCAGGGAAGATTTTGTTAAAAAATGAGCGTATTCAGTTCAGAAATTACACCTTTGTGATTGAGGCTGCTGACAAAAGAAGAATAAAACAAGTTAAAATAATCATAGATCAAACAAAAGAGGATGAATAA
- a CDS encoding FAD-dependent oxidoreductase: MKRIIVIGGLSAGPSAAAKARRENEEAEIILFEKGANISYATCGMPYALSGVIENREKLIVVKPDLMRERFNINVKLNEEIIKVDSKNKVVYSSKGDYEYDSLIFATGARSIVPPIKGIQESDNWSTCRTMGDFDKISKEALPEEAQHITVIGAGLIGVEVAENLIEAGKKVTLIEGANEILPMWENKFGYFAKSALEEKGIEVITNTLVNTFETTNNKIKSIKISDTKHIKTDYVIMSIGIKPNTELLINEGAQHIANGALIVNERMETSLKDIYAAGDNVSIKNLQTNEHDYFPLGTHSNKGGRTAGANASGLNLSFKGAYKTAIIKVFDYTLARTGMNSSALTKAEIPFKTVLTITGSTPSYYPGQTDLITEIYYHADTNEILGAELFGEIGVDKRIDVLSTAIFAKLKVHDLAQLDLAYAPPFSPAKDPLVVSGFVSENISSDNCNQISVATFDDYISNNKSDSYTLLDVRNEHEFLDGHLPEALNISLPKLRENLDILDKTKPIILYCQKGLRGYIARLILKHNGFNQVSSLAGGYKLWKMLNKPVVIPESIHTPN, from the coding sequence ATGAAAAGAATAATTGTAATAGGAGGACTATCTGCTGGACCATCGGCGGCGGCCAAAGCAAGACGAGAGAATGAAGAAGCTGAGATTATTTTGTTTGAAAAAGGAGCAAACATTAGCTATGCAACATGTGGAATGCCATACGCACTTTCTGGAGTTATTGAAAACAGAGAAAAACTCATCGTTGTTAAACCAGACTTAATGAGAGAACGCTTTAACATCAATGTTAAATTAAATGAAGAAATTATCAAGGTAGATAGCAAAAATAAAGTTGTTTATAGTTCAAAGGGAGACTATGAGTACGACAGTTTAATTTTTGCTACTGGCGCACGTTCAATCGTTCCTCCGATAAAAGGAATTCAAGAGTCGGACAACTGGTCAACTTGTAGAACCATGGGAGATTTCGACAAAATATCGAAAGAAGCCTTACCTGAAGAAGCTCAACACATTACTGTTATTGGAGCTGGCTTAATTGGAGTTGAAGTTGCTGAAAACTTGATTGAAGCAGGAAAAAAAGTTACATTAATTGAAGGTGCTAACGAAATTTTACCAATGTGGGAAAATAAGTTTGGATACTTTGCTAAAAGTGCCCTTGAAGAGAAAGGTATTGAAGTCATTACCAATACACTTGTCAATACATTTGAAACCACTAATAACAAAATAAAAAGCATTAAGATTAGTGACACCAAACACATCAAAACAGATTATGTAATTATGAGTATAGGGATAAAACCTAACACAGAATTACTGATTAATGAAGGGGCTCAACATATTGCTAATGGAGCTTTAATTGTCAATGAAAGAATGGAAACCAGTCTCAAAGATATTTATGCTGCTGGCGATAACGTTTCCATAAAAAACTTACAAACCAATGAACATGACTACTTCCCTTTAGGAACGCATTCGAATAAAGGAGGAAGAACTGCCGGGGCCAATGCTTCAGGGCTTAATCTAAGTTTCAAAGGCGCTTACAAAACTGCTATCATAAAAGTGTTTGATTATACCTTAGCTAGAACAGGGATGAACTCCAGTGCTCTAACTAAAGCAGAGATTCCTTTTAAAACCGTTCTAACCATCACTGGATCTACACCGAGTTACTACCCAGGACAAACCGATTTGATTACGGAAATTTATTATCATGCAGATACTAACGAAATTTTAGGAGCTGAACTATTTGGTGAAATAGGAGTTGACAAAAGGATTGACGTATTGAGTACTGCTATATTTGCTAAACTAAAAGTCCATGACTTAGCTCAATTAGATTTAGCTTACGCCCCTCCTTTCTCTCCTGCAAAAGACCCGCTTGTTGTAAGTGGTTTTGTATCAGAAAATATCTCTTCTGATAATTGTAACCAAATTAGCGTAGCAACTTTCGACGATTACATCTCTAACAATAAAAGCGATTCCTACACTTTACTAGACGTTAGAAACGAGCATGAATTTCTTGATGGACATCTTCCAGAAGCGCTTAATATCTCACTTCCTAAATTGAGAGAAAATCTTGATATTTTGGACAAAACCAAACCAATTATTCTCTATTGCCAAAAAGGACTTAGAGGCTACATTGCTCGCCTCATCTTAAAACACAACGGATTCAATCAAGTTTCAAGTTTAGCAGGGGGATATAAATTATGGAAAATGTTAAACAAACCTGTTGTCATTCCAGAAAGTATTCACACTCCTAATTAA
- a CDS encoding integration host factor subunit beta — protein MTKADIVANIAEKTGVEKIAVQATVEAFMGEIKDALEGGDNVYLRGFGSFIIKERAEKTGRNISKNTTIIIPAHNIPSFKPAKTFVEGVKNKVKVS, from the coding sequence ATGACAAAAGCAGATATTGTAGCAAATATTGCGGAGAAGACAGGGGTTGAAAAAATTGCAGTTCAAGCAACTGTAGAGGCCTTTATGGGAGAGATCAAAGACGCTTTAGAAGGTGGAGACAACGTTTACTTAAGAGGTTTTGGTAGTTTTATCATTAAAGAACGTGCGGAAAAAACAGGAAGAAACATTTCTAAAAACACTACTATTATTATTCCAGCACACAACATTCCTTCTTTCAAACCAGCAAAAACCTTTGTTGAAGGAGTAAAGAACAAAGTAAAAGTAAGTTAA
- the mutY gene encoding A/G-specific adenine glycosylase, whose translation MSFGEKIIEWYGVYKRDLPWRGVNDPYKIWLSEVLLQQTRVDQGLSYYLAFVEAFPTVQDLASASEEEVLNLWQGLGYYSRARNLHFAAQQVVNDFNGAFPTTYKTIKMLKGVGDYTAAAIASISFGESEAVVDGNVYRVLSRNFKIDTPIDSTKGKHEFKKVAQELLGTNDPSLFNQGVMELGAMVCSPKKPNCNECPVNSSCLAFADNSPLDYPIKSKKIKQQTRYFNYLVIKSDDRFYIEQRKGKGIWENMYQFPLIETPKEMENWNNEVEGIRLLSISLPVKHVLSHQKIYAKFWEFEVEQKHFSENKNWRLTNKENIANKPIPKLIENYIVKSSWL comes from the coding sequence ATGAGTTTTGGTGAGAAAATAATTGAATGGTATGGCGTTTATAAAAGAGATTTGCCTTGGAGAGGAGTAAATGATCCCTACAAGATTTGGTTGTCTGAAGTTTTGTTACAACAAACTAGGGTAGATCAAGGGTTGTCATATTATTTAGCGTTTGTTGAAGCTTTTCCTACAGTTCAAGATCTGGCTAGTGCATCAGAAGAAGAGGTGCTCAATCTTTGGCAAGGGTTGGGGTATTATTCAAGAGCTAGAAATTTACATTTTGCTGCTCAACAAGTAGTCAATGATTTTAATGGTGCCTTTCCGACAACCTATAAAACAATTAAAATGCTAAAAGGTGTAGGGGATTATACGGCAGCGGCGATAGCTTCAATTAGTTTTGGGGAGTCAGAAGCTGTTGTTGATGGAAATGTCTATAGAGTCTTGTCTCGTAATTTTAAGATTGATACTCCTATTGATTCTACGAAAGGAAAACATGAGTTTAAAAAAGTGGCACAAGAGCTTTTAGGGACTAATGATCCAAGTTTGTTTAATCAAGGGGTGATGGAGCTAGGAGCAATGGTTTGTAGTCCCAAAAAACCAAATTGTAACGAGTGTCCTGTGAATAGCAGCTGTCTAGCATTTGCTGATAATAGTCCATTAGATTATCCTATAAAATCAAAGAAAATTAAACAACAAACTCGCTATTTTAATTATTTAGTGATTAAAAGTGATGATCGTTTCTATATAGAGCAACGAAAAGGAAAAGGAATATGGGAGAATATGTATCAGTTTCCTTTGATAGAGACTCCAAAAGAAATGGAGAATTGGAATAATGAGGTGGAGGGGATAAGGTTATTGTCTATAAGCTTGCCCGTTAAACATGTGCTTTCTCATCAAAAGATTTATGCCAAATTTTGGGAGTTTGAAGTGGAACAAAAACATTTTTCTGAAAATAAAAATTGGAGATTAACCAATAAAGAAAATATAGCTAATAAACCAATTCCTAAGCTGATAGAAAATTATATTGTCAAAAGTAGTTGGCTATAG
- a CDS encoding hemolysin family protein, translating to MDEDSVIYLILIIITLAFSAFFSGMEIAFISANRLKIALDENQGGIRANILAKFAKQPSRFIGTMLLGNNVAIVVYGMLMAIVLDPVIAQYTDSAVLILLLQTIISTLLVLVFAEFLPKAIFRINPNRIISIFAIPLQIISIILLPFTFFTVGLANLILKIFIKDIDEDVEVIAFEKTDLDSYLEESLNKTDDQEELDHEVKIFHNALNFSEVIARDCMIPRNEIIAFELEDDLNELKEKFIETGLSKILIYRDTIDNIIGYIHSYEMFKHPENIKSALLPVNIVPESITANNILEELIQKNRSIAIVIDEYGGTAGMITMEDVIEEIFGEIIDEHDLGDISHQQLTKNKFEFSGRTEIDFINDNYPLNIPENEEYETLAGYIIKQIEEIPEQGDVIKVDNYEITILEVSQAKIEYVSLEKLEDS from the coding sequence ATGGACGAAGACTCCGTCATTTACTTAATATTAATTATCATTACCCTAGCATTTTCAGCTTTCTTTTCAGGAATGGAAATCGCTTTTATATCTGCTAACAGGCTTAAAATTGCTCTTGATGAAAACCAAGGTGGGATCCGTGCGAACATCTTAGCTAAATTTGCCAAACAACCCTCAAGATTTATTGGAACAATGTTGCTCGGTAACAATGTAGCAATTGTTGTTTATGGTATGCTAATGGCCATTGTATTAGATCCGGTGATTGCCCAATATACAGATAGTGCGGTGTTAATCCTCCTATTACAAACAATTATATCTACATTATTAGTGCTTGTTTTTGCTGAGTTTTTGCCCAAAGCTATTTTTAGGATAAATCCCAATAGAATCATATCTATATTCGCGATCCCCTTACAAATCATAAGTATCATTCTTTTACCTTTTACTTTTTTCACAGTAGGTTTAGCCAACCTCATTCTAAAAATATTTATTAAAGACATTGATGAAGATGTAGAAGTTATTGCTTTTGAAAAAACTGATTTAGATAGTTATTTAGAAGAAAGTTTAAACAAAACTGACGATCAAGAAGAGTTAGATCATGAAGTAAAAATATTTCACAATGCTTTAAACTTTTCTGAAGTTATAGCTAGAGATTGCATGATTCCTCGTAATGAAATTATAGCATTTGAACTAGAGGATGACCTTAATGAATTAAAAGAAAAGTTTATCGAAACTGGACTTTCTAAAATTTTAATTTATCGCGATACCATCGACAACATCATTGGATACATCCACTCTTATGAGATGTTTAAACACCCTGAAAATATTAAATCGGCTTTACTCCCTGTTAATATCGTTCCCGAATCTATTACTGCTAATAACATTCTTGAAGAATTAATACAAAAAAATAGAAGTATTGCCATCGTTATTGATGAATATGGTGGAACAGCTGGGATGATTACCATGGAGGATGTTATTGAGGAGATTTTTGGAGAAATTATAGATGAACATGATTTAGGAGACATCTCTCACCAACAATTAACCAAAAACAAATTTGAATTCTCAGGAAGAACAGAAATCGATTTCATCAACGACAACTACCCTCTTAACATACCAGAGAACGAAGAGTATGAAACGTTAGCGGGGTATATCATCAAACAAATAGAAGAAATCCCAGAACAAGGAGATGTGATAAAAGTAGATAATTATGAAATCACCATTCTAGAAGTTTCTCAAGCAAAAATAGAATATGTTTCTTTAGAAAAACTGGAAGATTCCTAA
- a CDS encoding type III pantothenate kinase: MTQLIIDIGNTRIKMLSYSNGSFGSLKIFEDDNLFSTYIKERQLQHNTKVIVSSVRNPKNTASIVSLFSSVLVLAETTKTPITNQYKTPATLGQDRLANAVAAYHLKPNQNNLIIDIGTCLKFDFINRNNEYLGGSISLGFSMRYKSLHTFTDNLPLFENEITNQLIGNDTKSSMVSGTYKGMLSEIKQFIQDYESKYKQLNIFLTGGDLSYFKNEELSQKNSIFADPLLTLKGLKVILDYNE, encoded by the coding sequence ATGACTCAACTAATCATAGATATAGGCAATACAAGAATAAAGATGCTCTCTTATTCTAACGGAAGCTTTGGCTCGTTAAAGATATTTGAGGACGACAATTTATTTTCTACATACATTAAAGAACGTCAACTACAGCACAATACTAAAGTAATTGTTAGTTCTGTAAGGAATCCTAAAAACACTGCTTCGATTGTTTCTTTATTTTCATCAGTCCTTGTACTTGCTGAGACCACCAAAACTCCAATCACAAACCAATATAAAACTCCTGCTACCTTAGGACAGGATCGCTTAGCTAATGCAGTAGCAGCATACCACTTAAAGCCCAACCAAAACAACCTCATCATTGATATTGGCACATGTTTAAAGTTTGACTTTATCAATCGCAACAATGAATATCTTGGAGGCAGTATTTCATTGGGTTTTTCAATGCGATATAAATCCCTACATACTTTTACTGATAATTTACCGTTATTTGAAAACGAAATAACAAATCAACTGATAGGTAACGATACAAAGTCTTCGATGGTTTCTGGAACATACAAAGGAATGCTCTCCGAAATCAAGCAATTTATTCAAGACTATGAGTCTAAATATAAACAACTCAATATTTTTTTAACTGGAGGAGATTTATCTTATTTCAAAAACGAGGAATTATCACAAAAAAATAGCATATTTGCAGACCCATTACTAACGTTAAAAGGGCTGAAAGTAATTTTAGATTACAATGAATAA
- the lptC gene encoding LPS export ABC transporter periplasmic protein LptC — MQLNNLNIFKSILVVMTGMLFSCSNSLEEVNEMVENNTNLGEISENVTLYFSDKGVTKIKLEAPILKKISVYSDEQEENINTNLICPKGMLVTFYDSVGTEESQLFSKYGKLLSEDQYLLVRDSVVFTNPKKEKLETELLHIFFNKDSITTDEVVKITTKDGIIMGEGLTSNTSFSKYQLHKITDSHYNFKDPEK, encoded by the coding sequence ATGCAACTAAACAATCTTAATATTTTTAAAAGCATTCTTGTTGTGATGACAGGAATGCTTTTTTCTTGTAGTAACTCTTTGGAAGAAGTCAACGAGATGGTAGAAAACAATACCAACTTAGGTGAAATCTCTGAAAATGTTACCCTTTATTTTTCTGATAAAGGTGTCACTAAAATAAAGTTAGAAGCACCCATACTCAAAAAGATTTCGGTCTACAGTGATGAGCAAGAAGAAAACATTAATACAAATCTAATTTGCCCTAAAGGGATGCTTGTTACCTTTTATGATTCTGTTGGAACTGAAGAGTCTCAACTTTTTTCCAAGTATGGAAAATTACTTTCAGAGGACCAATATTTACTTGTTAGAGATAGTGTTGTTTTCACTAACCCTAAAAAAGAGAAATTAGAAACAGAGTTATTACATATCTTTTTCAATAAAGACAGTATCACCACAGATGAAGTTGTTAAAATAACAACCAAGGATGGTATTATTATGGGAGAAGGATTAACTTCGAATACCAGTTTTTCGAAATATCAACTACATAAAATAACAGATAGTCACTATAACTTTAAAGACCCTGAAAAATAA
- the ssb gene encoding single-stranded DNA-binding protein, whose protein sequence is MARSLNKVMLIGNLGRDPEVRHLENGTAVANFSIATSESYRDRNTGETITNTDWHNVVLWRGLADVAEKYLKKGDKVYLEGKLRSRSYQDQQGVTKYITEVVVDDMVMLGNRNSGEMGGGQMPQQSSPSPKAPDLKLEEEDDDLPF, encoded by the coding sequence ATGGCAAGAAGTTTAAACAAAGTAATGCTAATAGGTAATCTGGGAAGAGATCCTGAAGTTCGTCATTTAGAAAATGGAACAGCTGTGGCTAATTTTTCTATAGCAACATCTGAAAGTTATAGAGATAGAAATACAGGTGAAACCATTACCAATACAGACTGGCATAATGTAGTGCTTTGGAGAGGACTTGCTGATGTAGCAGAGAAGTACCTAAAAAAAGGTGATAAGGTTTATTTAGAAGGGAAATTGAGAAGTCGATCGTATCAAGATCAGCAAGGTGTAACAAAGTACATCACTGAAGTTGTTGTTGATGATATGGTAATGCTAGGGAATAGAAATTCTGGTGAAATGGGAGGAGGGCAAATGCCTCAACAGTCATCACCATCACCTAAAGCACCAGATTTGAAGTTGGAAGAGGAAGACGATGATTTACCGTTTTAA